Proteins co-encoded in one Salvia splendens isolate huo1 chromosome 4, SspV2, whole genome shotgun sequence genomic window:
- the LOC121799482 gene encoding ferredoxin-dependent glutamate synthase, chloroplastic-like, whose translation MSLHSAGQVVQSVKLFSITDSCRKDLVFVDFVGLCGAKKNVGRRRAGVGVNSRSSQRNHLRGLAGKTWGSSIKSVLDLERVKPDSQKRSSDPKPKVADLNDILAEKGECGVGFIANLDNKSSYGIVKDALTALGCMEHRGGCGADNDSGDGSGIMTSIPWDLLNNWANEQGIASFDQLHTGVGMLFLPKDEDLMKQAKTAILKIFEQEGLEVLGWRPVPVDVSVVGYYAREAMPNIQQVFVQIPKEENIDDIEREFFICRKLIERLASSETWGNELYFCSLSNQTIVYKGMLRSEVLGRFYYDLQNNLYKTPFAIYHRRYSTNTSPRWPLAQPMRFLGHNGEINTIQGNLNWMQSRETSLKSPVWRGRESELRPFGNSKASDSANLDSAAELLIRSGRAPEEALMLLVPEAYKNHPTLSIKYPEAIDFYDYYKGQMEAWDGPALLLFSDGKTVGACLDRNGLRPARYWRTVDNVVYVASEVGVLPTDDSKVVMKGRLGPGMMISVDLTSGQVFENTEVKKRIALSNPYGKWVKENLRPLKPEHFMSTTVLDNETILRRQQAYGYSSEDVQMVIESMASQGKEPTFCMGDDIPLAVLSTRPHMLFDYFKQRFAQVTNPAIDPLREGLVMSLEVNLGKRGNILEVGPENVSQVMLSNPVLNEGELESLLKDPLLKAQVLPTYFDIRRGVEGSLEKTLNKLCEAADEAVRNGSQLLVLSDRFDELEATRPAIPILLAVGAVHQHLIQNGLRMQASIVADTAQCFSTHQFACLIGYGASAICPYLALETCRQWRLSTKTVNLMRTGKMPTVTIEQAQKNFCKAVRSGLLKILSKMGISLLSSYCGAQIFEVYGLGQEIIDIAFSGSVSKIGGLTLDELARETLSFWVKAFSQDTAKRLENFGFIQFRPGGEYHGNNPEMSKLLHKAVRQKSESAYSIYQQHLATRPVNVLRDLFELKSDRSPIPLGKVEPATSIVQRFCTGGMSLGAISRETHEAIAIAMNRLGGKSNSGEGGEDPIRWTPLTDVVDGYSPTLPHLKGLQNGDTATSAIKQVASGRFGVTPTFLANADQLEIKIAQGAKPGEGGQLPGKKVSAYIARLRNSKPGVPLISPPPHHDIYSIEDLAQLIYDLHQVNPRAKVSVKLVAEAGIGTVASGVAKGNADIIQISGHDGGTGASPVSSIKHAGGPWELGVTETHQTLISNGLRERVILRVDGGFKSGFDVLMAAIMGADEYGFGSIAMIATGCVMARICHTNNCPVGVASQREELRARFPGVPADLVNYFLYVAEELRGVLAQLGYEKLDDIIGHTELLRPRDISLVKTQHLDLNYILSNVGLPKLTSTQIRNQEVHSNGPVLDDTLLADEEIAKAIENETVANKTVQIYNVDRAVCGRVAGVIAKKYGDTGFAGQVNITFVGSAGQSFGCFLTPGMNIRLIGEANDYVGKGMAGGELVVVPVENPGFVPEDATIVGNTCLYGATGGQVFVNGKGGERFAVRNSLAEAVVEGTGDHCLEYMTGGCVVILGKVGRNVAAGMTGGLAYILDEDDTLIPKVNKEIVKIQRVVAPVGQMQLKNLIEAHVEKTGSSKGSQILKEWDKYLPLFWQLVPPSEEDTPEACAEYDQTTAGVTLQSA comes from the exons ATGTCTCTGCACTCTGCCGGCCAAGTAGTGCAGTCGGTGAAGCTCTTTAGCATCACCGACAGTTGTAGAAAAGACTTGGTCTTTGTCGATTTCGTGGGCTTGTGCGGCGCCAAGAAAAATGTGGGTCGTCGGAGGGCGGGCGTTGGAGTGAATAGCCGCAGCTCTCAAAGGAATCATCTTCGCGGCTTGGCGGGGAAAACATGGGGTTCATCCATTAAGTCGGTTCTTGATCTCGAGCGCGTTAAACCCGACTCACAAAAACGGTCTTCTGATCCCAAGCCGAAG GTTGCAGACTTGAACGATATATTGGCTGAAAAGGGGGAATGCGGTGTTGGGTTTATTGCCAATTTGGACAACAAATCATCATATGGAATTGTCAAGGACGCTCTTACAGCTCTTGGGTGCATGGAACATCGTGGAGGGTGTGGAGCAGATAATGATTCAGGGGATGGTTCAGGTATTATGACCTCAATTCCCTGGGACCTTCTCAACAATTGGGCCAACGAACAAGGGATTGCTTCCTTTGATCAGTTGCATACTGGTGTTGGGATGTTGTTTCTTCCAAAGGATGAGGACCTCATGAAACAGGCCAAAACAG CAATCTTGAAAATATTTGAACAAGAGGGTCTTGAAGTGCTTGGCTGGAGGCCAGTACCTGTAGATGTGTCTGTGGTTGGTTACTATGCAAGAGAAGCTATGCCAAACATACAGCAGGTCTTTGTTCAAATTCCGAAGGAAGAAAATATAGATGACATTGAAAGAGAATTTTTTATATGCCGGAAGTTGATCGAAAGATTAGCAAGCTCTGAAACATGGGGAAATGAGCTGTACTTTTGCTCATTATCGAATCAAACTATAGTTTACAAGGGAATGCTGCGATCTGAGGTTCTTGGTCGCTTTTATTATGATCTACAGAACAACCTTTACAAAACTCCTTTTGCTATATATCATCGTCGGTACAGTACAAATACTAGTCCTAGATGGCCTCTAGCTCAACCAATGAGGTTCCTTGGTCATAATGGAGAGATCAACACGATACAG GGGAATTTGAACTGGATGCAGTCTCGGGAGACTTCACTTAAATCACCAGTTTGGCGTGGTCGTGAAAGTGAACTCCGCCCTTTTGGAAACTCTAAAGCATCAGACTCTGCAAACCTCGACAGTGCAGCAGAA TTGTTGATAAGAAGTGGACGCGCTCCTGAGGAAGCCCTGATGCTCCTCGTTCCTGAAGCATACAAAAACCATCCAACTCTGTCGATCAAATATCCTGAG GCTATTGATTTTTATGATTACTACAAGGGTCAAATGGAGGCTTGGGATGGACCTGCTTTACTCTTATTCAG TGATGGGAAAACAGTTGGAGCTTGTCTTGACCGAAATGGACTTCGCCCTGCTAGATATTGGCGGACGGTAGACAATGTTGTCTATGTGGCATCTGAG GTGGGTGTTTTACCAACGGATGACTCGAAAGTTGTAATGAAAGGGCGTTTGGGCCCTGGGATGATGATTTCTGTCGACCTAACTAGTGGACAG GTATTTGAAAATACTGAGGTTAAAAAGCGAATTGCACTATCTAATCCTTATGGGAAATGGGTGAAAGAAAATCTCCGTCCTTTGAAGCCTGAACACTTTATGTCTACAACTGTCTTGGACAATGAAACAATTTTAAGGCGCCAACA GGCATACGGATATTCTAGTGAAGACGTCCAGATGGTGATTGAATCGATGGCCTCCCAAGGGAAGGAGCCTACTTTCTGTATGGGGGATGATATCCCTTTGGCAGTGTTATCCACAAGGCCTCACATGTTGTTCGACTATTTCAAGCAACGATTTGCTCAG GTTACCAATCCTGCTATAGATCCTCTCAGAGAAGGACTAGTCATGTCTCTTGAAGTCAACCTTGGGAAACGAGGCAACATACTAGAAGTTGGCCCAGAAAACGTTTCTCAG GTCATGTTGTCAAACCCTGTACTTAATGAAGGGGAGCTGGAGTCTTTACTGAAAGATCCACTCTTGAAAGCCCAAGTTTTACCCACGTATTTTGACATAAGGAGAGGAGTCGAAGGTTCGCTAGAGAAAACACTGAACAAGCTCTGCGAAGCTGCTGATGAAGCTGTTAGAAATGGTTCCCAGCTCCTTGTTCTATCTGACAGGTTTGATGAGCTG GAGGCAACTAGGCCAGCCATCCCGATACTTCTAGCCGTGGGTGCTGTTCACCAGCATCTGATTCAGAATGGACTGCGAATGCAAGCTTCCATTGTTGCTGATACAGCTCAGTGCTTCAGTACTCATCAATTTGCCTGTCTAATTGGATATGGCGCGAG TGCTATCTGCCCATACCTGGCACTGGAGACATGTCGTCAGTGGCGGTTGAGCACTAAAACTGTGAACCTGATGCGCACTGGAAAAATGCCTACTGTTACAATTGAACAGGCTCAGAAGAACTTTTGCAAG GCGGTTAGATCTGGCCTTCTGAAGATTCTCTCAAAAATGGGCATCTCATTGCTCTCCAG TTACTGTGGCGCACAAATATTTGAAGTTTATGGACTGGGCCAAGAAATAATTGACATTGCTTTTTCTGGGAGTGTGTCGAAGATTGGTGGATTAACACTAGATGAG TTAGCACGAGAGACATTGTCATTCTGGGTTAAGGCTTTCTCCCAAGACACTGCTAAAAGACTTGAGAATTTTGGGTTCATACAGTTTAGGCCCGGAG GAGAATATCATGGAAACAATCCTGAGATGTCAAAGCTTCTTCACAAAGCCGTACGACAAAAAAGTGAATCTGCATATTCAATTTATCAGCAGCATTTGGCCACCCGACCAGTGAAT GTTCTCAGGGATCTCTTTGAACTTAAAAGTGACAGGTCTCCAATTCCACTTGGAAAGGTTGAGCCCGCTACCTCTATTGTTCAGAGGTTTTGTACTGGTGGCATGTCACTTGGTGCAATATCCAGAGAAACTCATGAGGCGATTGCCATTGCAATGAACAGATTAGGCGGAAAATCTAATTCTGGAGAAGGGGGAGAG GATCCAATTCGGTGGACTCCGCTTACAGATGTCGTTGATGGGTACTCTCCAACATTACCTCACCTTAAAGGTCTTCAAAATGGTGATACTGCTACTAGTGCCATAAAGCAG GTCGCTTCAGGGCGTTTTGGAGTCACCCCAACTTTCTTGGCTAACGCCGACCAACTAGAAATCAAAATCGCGCAAGGTGCAAAACCAGGAGAAGGTGGCCAACTGCCAGGGAAGAAAGTCAGTGCTTATATTGCAAGATTAAGGAACTCGAAGCCAGGTGTACCACTCATATCTCCACCTCCTCATCACGACATTTACTCTATTGAGGATCTTGCCCAATTGATTTATGACCTTCACCAG GTCAACCCCAGAGCTAAAGTATCGGTAAAGCTAGTTGCAGAAGCTGGCATTGGTACAGTGGCTTCTGGAGTTGCCAAGGGTAATGCTGACATTATACAG ATATCAGGACATGATGGAGGAACTGGTGCTAGCCCGGTAAGCTCTATTAAGCATGCTGGTGGTCCTTGGGAACTTGGGGTTACAGAAACACATCag ACACTCATTTCAAATGGGCTTAGAGAAAGGGTCATTCTCAGAGTCGATGGTGGGTTCAAGAGTGGATTTGATGTTCTCATGGCTGCAATAATGGGTGCTGATGAGTACGGATTTGGTTCTATTGCCATGATTGCTACTGGTTGTGTCATGGCTCGTATATGCCACACGAATAACTGTCCTGTTGGTGTAGCCAGCCAG AGGGAAGAGCTAAGAGCTCGTTTTCCCGGTGTACCTGCTGACCTTGTCAACTATTTCTTATATGTCGCGGAAGAGTTGAGAGGTGTGCTGGCCCAACTTGGCTATGAGAAACTCGACGACATAATTGGTCACACCGAGCTACTTAGACCTCGAGATATTTCATTAGTGAAGACCCAACATCTAGACCTTAATTATATTCTCTCT AATGTTGGATTACCAAAATTAACCAGCACTCAAATAAGGAACCAGGAAGTGCATAGTAACGGGCCTGTTCTGGATGATACGTTGCTTGCAGACGAAGAG ATAGCCAAGGCTATTGAGAATGAAACAGTCGCGAATAAGACTGTACAAATATACAACGTGGACAGGGCAGTTTGTGGCCGAGTTGCTGGTGTAATTGCAAAGAAATATGGAGACACCGGGTTTGCTGGTCAAGTGAACATAAC GTTTGTAGGGAGTGCAGGTCAGTCATTTGGTTGCTTTTTGACACCCGGCATGAACATCCGTTTAATTGGAGAAGCTAACGACTACGTTGGAAAG GGTATGGCTGGAGGCGAACTCGTAGTTGTGCCTGTCGAAAATCCCGGATTTGTCCCGGAGGACGCCACTATAGTTGGAAACACCTGCTTATATGGAGCAACTGGTGGCCAAGTCTTTGTTAATGGGAAAGGTGGCGAGCGTTTTGCTGTCCGGAACTCACTAGCTGAAGCAGTCGTGGAAGGAACCGGAGATCACTGCCTCGAGTATATGACTGGGGGTTGCGTCGTCATCCTAGGAAA GGTTGGAAGAAACGTAGCTGCAGGCATGACCGGAGGTCTGGCCTACATTCTTGACGAGGACGACACCCTTATCCCAAAG GTGAACAAGGAAATCGTCAAGATCCAGAGAGTCGTTGCTCCAGTCGGACAGATGCAACTCAAGAACCTCATCGAAGCCCATGTC GAAAAAACTGGTAGCAGCAAAGGGTCTCAAATTCTGAAGGAATGGGACAAATATTTGCCACTGTTTTGGCAATTGGTTCCTCCAAGTGAAGAAGACACTCCAGAAGCATGTGCAGAATACGATCAGACGACTGCGGGTGTCACTCTGCAGTCAGCATAG